Proteins found in one Verrucomicrobiia bacterium genomic segment:
- a CDS encoding antibiotic biosynthesis monooxygenase translates to MFVMINRMTVPEKWRGRFEEVFKTRKKAVDRRPGFIKAEILKPLEGDAYLVMTHWEKKEDFEAWVGSSEYREGHQRVKEFTENGKSILTSKVEIFEVLAT, encoded by the coding sequence ATGTTTGTAATGATAAACCGAATGACCGTTCCCGAAAAATGGCGGGGACGCTTTGAGGAGGTTTTCAAAACCCGCAAAAAAGCGGTGGACCGCCGACCGGGCTTTATCAAGGCCGAAATTTTGAAACCGCTGGAAGGGGATGCCTATTTGGTGATGACCCACTGGGAAAAAAAAGAGGATTTTGAGGCCTGGGTCGGGAGTTCCGAATACCGGGAGGGCCACCAGCGGGTCAAGGAGTTTACGGAAAACGGGAAATCGATTCTGACCTCCAAAGTGGAAATTTTCGAGGTTCTGGCGACTTGA
- a CDS encoding GNAT family protein, with protein sequence MRKTTNRPKLVFLKGKKTILRPLRKATDFELCLRWINDPEVNQYLLVYFPVTEKKEEEWFDRMANNPNEIILGIETLDGKLIGNMALVHINAKDRTASTGALIGEKKYWGKGYGTDAKMTLLNYAFNTLNLRKINSSVYAFNKRSLQYNLKCGYKVEGVRKKQIFRNGKYHDEILIAVFKEDWLPIWKKYQNLIKIR encoded by the coding sequence ATGCGGAAAACCACCAACAGACCAAAACTTGTGTTCTTGAAGGGGAAAAAGACCATCCTCCGCCCCTTGCGGAAGGCAACCGATTTCGAACTTTGCCTGCGCTGGATAAACGACCCGGAGGTGAACCAGTATCTGCTCGTTTATTTTCCCGTTACTGAAAAAAAGGAGGAGGAATGGTTTGACCGGATGGCCAACAATCCAAACGAAATCATTCTGGGGATAGAAACCCTGGACGGAAAGCTGATTGGCAATATGGCGCTCGTTCACATCAATGCCAAAGACCGGACGGCTTCGACCGGCGCTTTGATTGGAGAAAAGAAATACTGGGGAAAAGGGTACGGCACGGACGCCAAAATGACCTTGTTGAACTACGCCTTTAACACCTTGAACCTCCGGAAAATTAATTCGTCCGTGTACGCTTTCAACAAACGTAGTTTGCAATACAACCTGAAATGCGGCTACAAAGTCGAGGGCGTCCGCAAAAAACAGATTTTCCGCAACGGAAAATATCACGATGAAATCCTGATTGCAGTTTTCAAGGAGGATTGGTTGCCGATTTGGAAAAAGTACCAAAACTTGATTAAGATTCGTTAA